The sequence below is a genomic window from Marmota flaviventris isolate mMarFla1 chromosome 9, mMarFla1.hap1, whole genome shotgun sequence.
aacatTTTGGACAAAAAGGTTTTTATAGCATACCACAAGATGATGCCATTATAATTTCATCTTCTTCAAATTACcaagtataaaatattaatattagtaatatcaataatattaattattaataataataatattcagaaTGCACTCTTTTAGAGTCCAGTAAAACCATGTTCCACGTGGTAGCTCTGTATATCCATCTGTGCTGCCTTGTCACTATCACCCCAGTTGCTAATGTGTCAATTCAGCATTGTGCAAGATTTCAGATTATTTTGCCAAACTTTTAAGTTGTTCTGTTACAGCAGACTCAATGCTAACAACAATTTTTTCATCTCACTTATCCATTTAGAAGCTTAGTCATAGTAATTTGGTTTTCCCATCATACTATGTATAATAAATCATATTCTAAATGTTGCCTTTAATTAACTACTGTTTGCATGTGTGAAAAGTTTTTGTACACACAAAACAAAGCTGTCTCtcaaaatgaactgaaataaCCATTTCTAATTGCCTCTTAAAAAATAGTAGAGCTAAAAATGAGGAGAATACAGAACTCAagagggatttatttattttttaaaatatttatatttttagttgtaattggtcacaatacctttatttttgcttatttatttttatgtggtgctgaggatcaagcccagagcCTCGCGTGTGCGAGGCgcgtgctctattgctgagccacaaccccaaggcTAAGAGGGATTTATTTTAACCACGTCATAAAGACTTTCTTTCTAGCACAATTTTACTAATCCATGTAACTGTGGCTGTATGTGGCCACCATAAAACACTTATTGgcacatcttttaaaattaaatggctTTCATAGCACTACAATCAATTTATAGGAAAGTTGCATCATGTGTAGAATACTTTTTCTATAGATTCTAACTGGGTGAGGAGCTCCTCCTGGAGGTCACAGATAGAAAGAGCCACATCTTATGGCACTGTTTGGAACTGTAATACATTTGAGCCTTACAGACTGAAATAGGCATTTTGTGGTAAAAAGTTGAATTTTGCTTCTGATATTTAAACGACTTCATGAGCCCGCATCACTTATTTTATCAAGAATATCATTCTCATGTTGTCAGTGatagttggttttctttttctggctCTTAGGGCAAATAAATTTGGAATGTGTTTTTAGAATAATAACTGGCAATAAGCTCTTTGGGAATACAGAATTGTTGACTGATTATAAGGTTTGGCTAATGTCATTCCAGCTTACACCAATGGTGTGTGATATGAAAAGATGTATATAAGAGGTAGCCTAGGACAGACACAAGAGttaaatgagaaggaaaaaatggaggaCTAAGAAAACAACAGTAATGTGGGTAATCACAGGATATTCTTCCACTGTTGTGTTTAGATTGAGTCCTCACCATTCAAATTTAACATTTCCTATTTTCACAGTATAGTATTGATTGGTGTAAGACATACTAATCCTGTTGCTCACTAGTAGGATTACAATTTATAAATCCATATCAGAGATGAGATCATTGAGTCATAGTAATATCTTAATGATTTTTTGTGaacagagaataaataaaaatagaaataagtgaGCATGATCTATTATGAATTCTTGGAGTTTGTTTCTCTGTTTATCATACAGTGAAAAATCAGGGAGTAGAGAGAAGTAAATTCCAAAACTTAATAACTTAAAATTCAAGATGCTTTTCATGTGTGGCTTATAGTACCAAGTAAACACTCACTGACTGTTTGGCATGtttctcttctaaaataaaagttCTGTCACCTTTGTATTTATCCAAATATCTCTTTCTTTGTAGATGTTAATATGTTTTTGTCTAAAACCTGTTTAGCTAATTGCCCAAAGTTGATCAAAGTCTAAattgatttccattttacaaaggcAGTAGTAAAGACAGACTTAGCTTGACAAATCacttaaataaacagaataaatgcCCTGGGTTTTCCTATGTCATTGATGGATTTTGTTTACTAGCAGGCCATATTGTACTTTAATTTGGTCTGTTCCCAGGACTGCATAAAATTCTTCCTGCACCAAAGATCTATGAATCCACTTACCTGTGGACTCATCTCCTTACCTGTGCAAGGGAGTAGATGGCATACTACCCATGATTCTAAATTTCTTTTGTGTTACACAAAGATAAAGGTTTTAGATAACTGTTATTTGTGAAAGGCCCCTTTTAACAGTGATTCCGGAAGAGTGCCCTCTGTGTCATCCTGAGCAGCAGAGCTCTAGAACAGTAGCTGCTTCATGAAAGCTAATGCATATGTGCAGCTTACTGTGCATAGGACTTCACTCAGATTATCAGGCATTGATTTTCTAGACTTAAATTTACCAGTGGAGCCCTAATTTCACCTTACATTTTCATTAGTTTCAAATCAACAGGTCAACATAGACCCTCATCCTCACTGTGAAGCATTTAATATTCATTGAGTGTCCATATGTCTGTTCCTTAGTAGCGAAGCATCAGGTGCTAGCACTTCCTTGGTTTGCATTTATGTGGCAGCTCATTAACACTCTCCAACAGCAATTGAAACTGGCAAGTGAACCAAAGAACTATTGTTTAGTGTGGAAGGAATGTAAAGaagattttgaaattaatttgcaAATCAAATTTGAGAGTTTCTTGTGGACATTCTCAAAGTCtaaattgatttccatgcatgtgtgCAGCTTACTGCTACACTATCTTCCTTAGCACCACATCCTGTAGTAGAGATCTCTGCATGAAgccattcttatatttttaaacttttgcatTTGTTTTAGCTTCATTACCAATTATTTTCCAAGATGCATGTGCTTTTCAAATAGAATACACTTCTATCCAAGACACTGTTATACTGTAATTTAATAACCTGCCCAGCAGAGGTCTCTGAACTTCATGGTTTGTAATAAGCATTTCAAGCAATAATATTAAACTTGCTTCTTTGCATGCAGAAATCTCCTGTTGAGTGTATTTTCCTctgattgtattttaaaatgactgtATTTCACATATGATAGTATGAACTCTACTGACACCTTAAGATGTTGAAAACTTATATGTTCAGATTATTTCTTCCAACTAGATAAAAGCCTGGTCAACATTGATTTTacatcataaaaagaaataaatgtatatgacAAAAAGCAAGTACTAGTCTTGTGTTAAGCTACCAGCATTACCAAGGCATTAAAGTAATTTGGTTATTCTTTCTATGCATCCTAAATCTTTAATTAAGccaagaaactataaaacttaatttataaataacattaatGATTGTACTGCAAAGATATTTTTTgtgcataaaattaaataaatacccAATTTCTATATTTTGTGTTACCAGCAATGAAATCTACATTGCTCCTTCAGGAGTGCAAAAGGAACGAATTCAGGTATAGTAAATGGATCCTTCTTTAACCCAAATGTCTTATCTTTCATTCTTGACTATTGTTTTATGAAACGATTATTTTAGTTTAGAAGGGTAGTTAAACTgtgataatttaaataacaaatcaacaaacatttgatgagtaacaaatatttattgaataatttaatttttttcaggtggTAAGTATCTTCCATGCAACCAATGTATGAATCTTACTAAGTAGGTAGAGGGAAAAAGTGAATAGTGCTACTGTAAATCATAATAAAAGTAGTTATAATTTTGTAGCCTTATCATGCTATCTTTATCAAGTTAGTTGGGGTAATCAGATTAATGGTCTCAGATGGCCCAAATGGATTCATATTTCGTATTAGCAAAACTATTGCAATTTAAAGTtatgaaactttattttgaatttttgagttttattttatattaatactggaataaaatccaaaatctagTTAAGACAAACATGTAATACTTcaaaggcaaaggaaaaaaaaaaaaagctgcttcattaacaaaacatttttattgtggtTTATAAGCCCTGAGAAATAAAAGTTACAGATCAGAAATACACATGCATTACTAAGAAAAGTCTGCAGATCTATATGCTTCCTTAAAACTTGAAGTACAAGCCAAGTATGGTGGCACACCCCATAaactcagctgctcaggaggctgaaacaggaggatcccaaggccagcctcaaaatattttaaaaagggagctggagttgtagctcatggtagagtgcttgcctagcacactggaggccctggatttggtctccaatattaaaaaacaaacaaaaaaacccacacactttaaaaaataatattccttaTTGAAATCAACCTTTCTGAATGCCAATTAAATTTCTCAGGAGATAGGGAATTTTTACTATAAAATTGTCCTCTGTGTGGGGAAAaagctacactcatacattgctggtgggactgcaaattggtgcaaccactctggaaagcagaaaacttgaaatggaacaaccattgacccagttatcccactcctcaatatatacccaaaggacttaaaatcagcataatagtgacatagccacatcaatgtttatagcagctcaattcacaatagctaagctatggaactaacctaggtgctattcaacagatgaatggataaagaaaatgtggtatatatacatgatggaatattactcaagaatgactttatgacatttgctggtaaatggatggaaccagagattatcatgctaagtgaaataagccaatccccaaaatcaaaGATCAtatattctctctgatatttaaatgctgactcacaataggcaggggtGGGTTCATCAGATTGGACAGGATGAAGTaggagagggaatgggaatagaaaatacagtagaatgattcagacataacttttctatgttcatataggaatacaAGACCAGTACAACTCCACACcatgtataaccacaaaaatgggaagatatataaatataatatgtctaaatacattttactgccatgtataactaaaaagaataaataaaaaatttaaaataaaaagaaataaaattatcctctaaaattttcttcttattttatgaaatgtgaaaaaaaaaatggtaacaccTGTCTGGGaatgttgttttctttatttagtctTCCCAAAATATAGTTGTGAAATTACAGGGCCAAGTTAagctaaatgaatgaaatgatatcAGCATCATTACATATGTCAATTTTCTTCTtcacattctatttttaaattctcaagaatatttttttagtagAGAACTTTTTTATATCTCAGTGGCATTTCTAATTGATATTTTGTAagtcatcttttttctttctttccttctctaagtagCCAGAAGATATGTTTGTTTGTGATATAAATGAGCAGGATATAAGTGGACCTCCAGCATCTAAGAAGCTAAAAAAAAGCCAGTGCACTCCCCTTTTCATGAATGCGTACACAATGAGAGGTATGCCGGAAATGCCTTTGACACCAGGAATATTTGCAGAGCGGGCTCCCCTAagtaataatagttattattttagttaACATTTCTTGCATATCTGTCATGTACAAGAATATTAATTCATTTGGTTCTCACATCAGGCTTTGAAGAATGTCCATTATTACCCCACTTACCCTCCTACCTATtttatgtcagaaaaaaataagtccatagtttgtgtgtgtgtgtgtgtgtgtgtgtgtgtgtgtgaagctaTACTTTATCTTCACCAAGCATGTGACTTTATTCTTCCTCCTTCAGGAGCAGGCGCAGTGATTCATACCCACTCTAAAGCTGCTGTCATGGCTACTCTCCTCTTTCCAGGACGAGAATTTAAAATCACACATCAAGAGATGATCAAAGGAATAAGGAAATGTACCTCAGGAGGCTATTTTAGGTATTATTGCTGTcgtgtgtttttttcttaaataatttgaaagtatttttccttctttgataAATAGGATACTGATCTTTTATGCGTATAATGAAATGCTGTGGGATCTATGCTGAATAACACCCCACTTAATCTTGCCCTTCCAGATCTATTCGCAATGACACAAATCCTCCTCCACTCTTCCTCAGCCAGGTCATGGTAAAGCACTAGCAACATGAATAATGAAATGTTCATtagagtgaaatgaaaaaaaaaaatcttggctgTGATTTCTATGGAGGTAGAAAAATTCTGTCCCTACATTGAAGCACCCAAACAGCAAGATCTACCCACCTTCACTTTGTGTGCAGGAGGCCTAAATCGCCACTAGAGTCTAGAATTCATGTTGATCCAGTTTAGTATTTCTagaatattgtcattttttaaaaaacgttttCTAATCATTTTAATTAAGAAGGActctatattttagaatttttcagtGTGGAAGCTGGCCTGGACTGTAAGTATAGAACAGTGACCTTCTAGATAGGTTTAAGTAAATCCTCCAGCCCACAAAAATGTCGTCATTATTCATAAATCTAGAGTATTATGGCATGAAGAAGCATGTTCTTGGTGCCCAGGCACCAGCCACACCTTGCCTTTAAATTTAGTGGCATTCTTCCTGGGATGTCACCCTTCTTAATTCCCTAAGGGCCTGATAGCTGTTTGTTTGGAGGAAGCAGTGCCAGTTTTACTGAAGTGTTCTTCCAGCAGTATCTTCTGTTACCGCGTGTAGTAGAAGGTACACTATTAAACTGGTGAATTGAGAACTTAATTTGatttcagttaatatttattgtgtgCCTAAAGCATTCCTCAGCACCCTGAAAAACCTATTtacaaaagttaaatatttaaattatgaaaaggggacatattggagaaaggatagcctgtGTTGCCTTTTTTGTCTCTGGGGCTTAAAAGAGAAGCCATATGGGTGCTATCAGTTTCATATGCATTTGATTACTTTGTTGAACAAATAAAGTTAAGACAGAACAATGTGGGGAACTGTGAGTTTGAATCAAAGCATAATAGAGAGGCTTTCGAATTTTGTGGAGAAAAGAATGATACCAATGAAAAGATGCTATTTGTTATgtataacatatatttatatatatttacagtgTGTcagaatttaaagaataaaaatgtgtgtgtgtgtgtgtgtgtgtgtgtgtgtgtatttgttgctaggggattgaacccagggccttgcactgagttatacccccagcctaAAACTCTTTTAAGATGTAATTCTATTTTGGCTTTGTTGGGAAATGAGGTAGTGATATTTTATCTGAATTTAGGGAGAATCCTAAgctgggaggaagaggaaagaaagaagttttgACATTCTCTAGTCTTATTTTTATTGGAAGtcacccttaaaaaaaaaaaaaaagaaaaaagaaacagatttaaAATACTTAGTTTTTACCAGAGGTAGTTAACATGTGTCAGTATAATTGTCCTCCCTGTTGGAAGCAACATGGCTGGTAAAGTGAAAAGAACACCGTGGTCAAAGGACTACCCAGCTGTCTCCTGTTTAACCTGTCTGTGAAATGGGGGGACTAGCTTGAATTAGCTTTCAAGTCTTATTTTGCTGTGGAATTATTTTGCACCTGGAAATATTTCTGATCAGTgtatactagaagaaaatataagtttGTGGTTCTCCTAGCCAGTGTTAGGAAAGATTTTGAACTAGCTACTCGTTCCTTCCATGTTACTTCTGTCTTCACTAATGTTAAACAACATTGGGCAACTCCAAATTATTAATGATAATTGTTCATCACGCAATTAATCACATGACAGGTACTTAATCTATACCCACCCTAAAGCAGTAATTTCTGGTACCACTTTaggtagaactttttttttttgttgataaGTTACACACTACAGAGATGGGAAAAGGCAGATATTATATTAACAACATAACAGAAATTCATGTGAAAAGGAAAACTAGTCTGAGCTTTGTTTGTTTCTAAGTGACCTCAAAAATAGACTTAATTGAATTAgtaactgtgtttttttttttttttggttgaacaTTGATCTCATCACATGTATTTACTGAGAATAAAGTGGAAATAAAAGAAGTTACAGATTTGAGAATATTCTGGAAGCATCATCATACCTTTAGTAGTTATCTCTAGAAAGTTCTTGCTTTCCTACCGCCACAAACCATACCTATATTTATCGATTTATCTGTCCAAGACATTTTGCAGTCCTACAGAGATAAAACACAATGATCTTAGATTATTGGGAAATTCCTACTTAATTCACTTTTTAATCCTATCAACACTTTTGATTCTAAGATTTCCCGtctcttattaaaaatattatgattgTCTCTGCTTCAAGGAAATACTTGTGTGATCTTGATGATTTCTTTGTTAGATTTTGGGATACTATACAAATTTCTGCCACATATACTTAGGATTGTCTGCCAAATTCCCAAGGTGTCTTTTGATACAGATATTTATGCAAGATACACAGAGTAACATGCAACATCTTGTTCATAATTTGGAGTGGTTtgcaaataaaaagagaatatttaacTGGTTATTTGTCAAATTTactatatatgtttgttttaatagaaaaaaatggctcATTTTGTCTTTATAGATATGATGATATGTTAGTGGTACCTATTATTGAGAACACACCTGAAGAAAAAGACCTCAAAGAACGAATGGCCCGTGCAATGAATGAGTACCCCGACTCCTGTGCAGTCCTGGTCAGGCGCCATGGAGTGTACGTGTGGGGAGAAACATGGGAGAAGGCTAAAACCATGTAAGTGTAAAAACATTTGGGATAAGTCACCACACCCTGAAtgtgaaaatgaacaaaaaatgtcTCATCAATTTAAAATGAAGGATGATTGTCATGTTTCATTAGTCAAATAGGCTTAAATTTAAAGGGTTTATCATTATATCCAGATATTTGATTTTTACTATGTATTGATTCATTGAGAACTCTTTATTGGATGAGCCATTATTTGGGAAGGATCTGTGGACAGAAGAGGAAGGAGACGTAGatcctaaatatattttatttcaaaaaatagcaCACAGTATAAATTTGTGTAAGTAGTatgtttaaaaatctcttttatttcctgAGAACTATATGACATGGTTGCCTGATTCAATATGATTcctttacatgtttttaaattgttgttttaaaatagttttttaaatgtttttattttgcccTCAAACTGATAGGGAAAATATGCAGGTACTAGGAAGAAAGCAGAGTTAACTGGACAGAAAAGAGAGATGTGGTTATTTAGGTTTGGAGAACTCCATTTCAAGTAAAcaccttcattttttcttttttctttttctcttacagGTGTGAATGTTATGACTATTTATTTGATATTGCTGTATCAATGAAGAAAGTAGGACTTGATCCCACACAGCTCCCAGTTGGAGAAAATGGAATTGTATAAGCCAAACAAAAGTTTAATTATACAGAGATTAAACTAaacttaattattatttaagtgaaacaattattttttaaataaattgaaattttccaAAAACACCATTGATTTATCACTAAATGCTACAGATGATCGCATTTAATCTCTTCTGACATTGAATGATATTTGCTCATATTCTTGTAATTTAAATGACAGGACAgtggaataaaaaatttttactcagtattttttatgtttaaaatttgtgACAGCAAAATATTTGTCTATAAATTAATGCCTTTTATATGCATTCAGAGaattccttttaatatttaaagctGATGGTGATATCAGAATTCAtagtaaattttcatttaattatgaaatgagcattttcttgatttaatgttggtatataaaatttatgtgaaacaTTAAGACCTAATATATCCCCCATATTTGATGTCAAGACAGTTTTATAGATCTCACCCATAAACTTGAGCATTTTACTATACAGGCTCAGCAGCCATAATcagaaaatccaaaatccaaaacttttttgaGCACAGACATTTACCAGAGGTGAGAAGTTCTATAACTGATCTCCTGTGACTGGTCATGGTCTAAacacaggtgcactaaaaatactaaaaacactGTATAAAATTGCCTTCAGGACAAattgtatatgaaacataaatcaattgtgtgtttaaacttgggtcccatccccaagacatctcattatgtatatgcaaatattctaaagtccaaaatacttctggtcccaagcatttcaatTAAGGATAGTCAGCC
It includes:
- the Apip gene encoding methylthioribulose-1-phosphate dehydratase, translated to MSGCHGPEGDCCSRQCVAQDNEHPRYLIPELCKQFYHLGWVTGTGGGISLKHGNEIYIAPSGVQKERIQPEDMFVCDINEQDISGPPASKKLKKSQCTPLFMNAYTMRGAGAVIHTHSKAAVMATLLFPGREFKITHQEMIKGIRKCTSGGYFRYDDMLVVPIIENTPEEKDLKERMARAMNEYPDSCAVLVRRHGVYVWGETWEKAKTMCECYDYLFDIAVSMKKVGLDPTQLPVGENGIV